Below is a genomic region from Streptomyces sp. RPA4-2.
CGAGGCCGGATCCGAACAGGCCGCCGGAGGCGAGGGCGTAGATGCCGTGCACGGCCTGCCAGCAGGTGTCGTTCGGGCCGGGCTCGGTGGCGCCGATGCAGGCGAGCCTGGACATGCGGTTGGGGCTGGTCTTGATGAGGACGAAGCCGATCGTCAGCGCGACGGCCAGGACGCCCGCGAACAGCCGGGTGGGCGCTCCGGCCAGCCACAGCAGCCCGAAGAGGATGGCGGTGAGGATGATCGCCGTTCCCATGTCGCCGCCGAGCATGATCAGCCCGAGCAGCATGAAGGCGACCGGGACCAGCGGCACCAGCATGTGCTTCCACTGCGCCAGCATCGCCTTGTCCTGTTTGCGCGCGAGCAGGTCGGCGCCCCACAGCACGAGCGCGAGCTTGCCGAACTCGCTGGGCTGGATCTGGAACGAGCCGCCCAGGGAGATCCAGTTCTGGTTGCCGTTGACCGACATCCCTATCCCCGGCACCTGCACGAGAACCATCATGAAGACCGCGCCGGCCAGGATCGGATAGGCCAGCGCCCGATGCATCTTCACCGGCACCCGCATGGCCACCAGGAGCAGCACGGCGCCGATCGAGGCGGCGAGGAACTGTTTGCGGAAGAAGAACGATCCGGGCAGCGACAGCTGCAGTGCCGTGATCATCGACGCCGAGTAGACCATCACGAGGCCCAGCACGGTGATCAGCAGGCTGCTGCCGAGGATCAGGTAGTAGGCGGTCAGCGGCCGGTCCCAGGCCTTGCGCGCGCGCGTGACGAGGCGGCCCACGGGGTTGTCGCGGGCGGGGCGCGCGGAGGCGGGGCGCCGGGGGCGCGCTGGACGGGGGACGGCCCGTACGGCTACCGGTCATCGCCGGCTCCCTCCGCCGGGGCGCGGAAGGGCGCTCCCGGGGCGGTTCCCCCGGGCCCTACGGGCACAGCGGCCTGGAGGGGCCGGTGCAGCCCCGTTCCGCCTGCCGAAAGCCGCCTGCGAAGCCCCGACCGCACTGGCGTCACGCGTCCCTCCCAAGGGTCCCGGGGCGCCTGGGTCCCGCCGTCAGGCGCTCGCGGTGCCGAGTTCGCGAACCGCCTCCGCGAAAGCGTCACCGCGCTTGTTGTAGTTGGCGAACATGTCCATGGACGCACAGGCCGGCGCCAGCAGGACGGTGTCTCCTGGTCCGGAGAGCCGGGCGGCCTCCTGGACCGCCGCGAGCATCGCCCCAGTGTCGGTGCGGGCGAGGTCGACGACGGGTACTTCCGGGGCGTGTCGCGCGAGGGCTTCGCGGATCAGCGCGCGATCGGCACCGATCAGCACGACCCCCCGAAGCCGCTGGGCCGACTTGGCGACCAGTTCGTCGAAGGCCGCGCCCTTGGCGAGGCCGCCGGCGATCCACACGATCGACTCGTAGGCCGCCAAGGAGGCTTCCGCCGCGTGGGTGTTGGTCGCCTTGGAGTCGTCGACGTACGCGACCCCGTCCACATCGGCGACGTGCGCGATGCGGTGGGCGTCCGGGGTGAAGGCCCGCAGGCCGTCCCGTACGGCGCCGGCGGGGACGCCGAAGGCGCGTGCGAGGGCCGCCGCCGCAAGGGCGTTGGCGATGTTGTGCGGGGCCGACGGGCGCACGTCGGAGACCTCGGCGAGTTCCTGGGCGTTCTTCTGCCGGTTCTCGACGAAGGCGCGGTCGACCAGGATGCCGTCCACCACGCCGAGTTGGGACGGTCCGGGGGTGCCGAGGGTGAAGCCGACGGCCCGGCAGCCCTCCTCGACGTCCGCCTCGCGCACCAGGTCCTCGGTGGCCTTGTCGGCGACGTTGTAGACGCAGGCGACCCGATTGCCCTCGTAGGCACGGCCCTTGTCGGCGGCGTACGCCTCCATGGAGCCGTGCCAGTCGAGATGGTCGGGTGCCAGGTTCAGTACGACCGCGGAGTCGGCGCGCAGCGAAGGCGCCCAG
It encodes:
- the murD gene encoding UDP-N-acetylmuramoyl-L-alanine--D-glutamate ligase, whose product is MGGREVTSPEFQGKRVTVAGLGVSGIPAARVLHGLGAVVTVVNDGDDERSRAQAAELEALGVTVRLGDGDTLPGGTELIVTAPGWKPDKPLFAAAAEAGVPVWGDVELAWRLRELDGRKAAPWLAVTGTNGKTTTVQMLASILKAAGLRTAAVGNIGVSLLDAVLGEETYDVLAVELSSYQLHWAPSLRADSAVVLNLAPDHLDWHGSMEAYAADKGRAYEGNRVACVYNVADKATEDLVREADVEEGCRAVGFTLGTPGPSQLGVVDGILVDRAFVENRQKNAQELAEVSDVRPSAPHNIANALAAAALARAFGVPAGAVRDGLRAFTPDAHRIAHVADVDGVAYVDDSKATNTHAAEASLAAYESIVWIAGGLAKGAAFDELVAKSAQRLRGVVLIGADRALIREALARHAPEVPVVDLARTDTGAMLAAVQEAARLSGPGDTVLLAPACASMDMFANYNKRGDAFAEAVRELGTASA